In the genome of Candidatus Eisenbacteria bacterium, the window ACTTGGATTATCCCTCCAATCGGATCCAGCCACTTCAAGGTCAGTGTTTTCTTTTCACCATGCCAGGCCAAACCACTCGGTATCGCTTCAAGATCACCAATCGTTCGTCCAATATGCCGGAAGATCCACTCGGGAACCCTCACTTCAACTTCGTTGACAAGCCCATGCCAGCCGGCGCTGCGGTAGAGTTCGTGAAGCAGATGTGAAAAATGTTCCTCCACCGTTTCCCGGCGCGGGGTTCCCTTGGCTGTTAGTTCACCACGATCGATATCGAGCGGTCTTGGAAGCAGCGCAAAGTCAACGATGCGCTCATAAGATGCGAGGAAACGATTGACAGAAGCAACAATATTGGAAATACGCTCCCGGACATCAGGGTCGCCCGGAGGGGCGTCTCCGCGAGTGTGGATGAGCACGACATTGAAGGGACGCCCGTCACCGACGAGGACCGCCTGCTCGACTTCGGGAAATGATTGAAGCAGATTCTCCGCCCGCTGCGGCGCGATCGTTTCTCCTTTTACATTTTTAAAGAGGTCTTTCTTTCGTCCGACGATGGAATAATAACCTCTGCTATCTATCGCCGCCAGGTCACCTGTCGCGAACCAATCAACCTCGGGATTGTTGGTGTCAGGATTCTCACTGTCATAAATACGGGCGACATAAGGACCCCGTAACAAAAGCTCTCCATCTTCTGCTATTTTTAATTCGATCCCCGGAAGGGGCGGACCGACGCTGCCGGCGGCATAATTCCCCGGGGGAGTCATAGTGATTCCCCCCGTCGCTTCGGTCATCCCAAAACCGCTGACAAGATCGATTCCCATATCTTGGAAAAAGTGAAAGATGGCGGGATCGAGATATCCGGCCGCGGATAACCCCCATTTCAGGCGTCCGCCGGTGATTTCAGAAACAAGCTGTTGAACAAGATGTTGGGGTCCATCTTTGGCCGTTCGGGAGGTGACCATCTCGTACAGCTGAATCCATTTCTGGGGGACACTGATAAATGAAGTGGGGTGGTATCGGTTAAGGGCGCGCAGCATTCCATCGCGGGAGGGATCGAGTAAAAAAACATAGGTAGCCCGCCAGAAGATGGAACCCAGCATCTCGAACCAGCGCCCAAAAGTGTGCGCCAGAGGGAGGAAACAGAGAAACCGATCATCGGACCCCAATTCTGGAAGAGCCAGGGCCCGGGCGATTCTTTTACTCACCAGATTCCGGTGTGTGAAAATGAGTCCTTTGGGGCGACCTGTCGTGCCGGAAGTGTACATATAAGTCGCGATATCGGCAGGTACAACACGTGATTCCCACTCTAAAACGGTTTCCATAGGGAGATCTTGGCCCATCTCCAGGAGATCATCAGGATGAAAGATATCCGAACCTTCACAGTCCAAGACGACGACACCTTTTAGACTGGGGCATCGCTCCGCCCACGGATGGATTTTTTCGAGCTGTTGAAGGGTTGATACAATAAGAAGGGAGGGCCGTGTTTCCTGAAGAACCTGCTCAAGGTGCTCCGGGATCATGCGGGGAGGGATGACTACATTGGGGATCCCCGTTGTCAAACAGGCAAGATCAAAGAGGGCTCCTTCCAATCGATTTTCAGAAAGGATCGCCACCTGAACCGGCCGGGTTTCTTCCTTCCAGCGGCCGTCGGACTCGCGCAGAAAGGCGTTGAGACCTCTGGCGATGAGTTCTATCTTCTCCTCTGCATCGCGCCAGGAAACTTCTTTAACAAAACGTTCTCCAGGCTCCAGGAAGAGGGTCTTGTTGGGCTCAATAGAGGCGTGCGTACGAAAGAGAGCTCCGGTCGTCCATCGGGCGGCATTGATCGCTTCAAGCGACCAATTCATCCAACGATCCACCGCTGCGTGTCGAGCGATATCTTTGCGGAGGGGCGACAGGTGAATGAGGGTCAAGAGGGCGCGATGGAAATCCAGTTCTTCGTTCGACGCGACCCCGGCGCTTTCCGCCGCGCCTAGAAGAGTGGGAGAGAGATTGTCAAAAATGGAGGGCGCTCGGCGGCCCCATACTAAAAGGTCTTTCAACATCAGTGACAAGTCGGCGAAGCAGCCTCTCTCCGGTTTCTGGTGGGCTGCTGCAAGACGGCCCCGCAGATTTTCGGCGAATCTTTCCGGACTCTCTTCCCTGCGTGGTACCATGGCGGCTCCACTTTCCTTTTAATCCCTGCCGCTTATTGTCGGCCGCTCCATGCAGGCCGCTTAACCGGCAACTCTTCCTCTGGTAACCTAACCATATTTACGGCAGAGGAGGCGGGGCAGGCAACAAGCATACACTGGGCCGGTTTGAGAGGGGAGGGAACTCTCATGCAGGATGTCGATCTGTTGATCCGCAATGCCGGGCAAATGGCGCCTCTATCAGATGGCGAGGAGGGGCCGCTGCCGGGCCGGCGGATGGATCTTTGGACTCTCGTAAAAGACGGTGCCATTGGGGTTTTGAAGGGTCGCATTGTGGCGGTGGGTGAGACATCCGACGTACTGTCCCGCACCCGGCTTCAAACCGGGGGGGTCGAGGTTGATGCGAGCGGCTGTACGGTCATCCCGGCCTTCATTGATCCGCATACACACGTCCTCTTTGCCGGAAGTCGCGAGTGGGAGTTTGAGGAAAGACTGCGGGGCCGAACCTATATGGAGATAGCCCAAGCCGGGGGAGGCATCCGGTCTTCCGTCCGCATGTTTCGGCAAACTTCGGACGAGGAGATTCTCCGCCAGAGTCATCGCCGGATCGATCGGATGATCGGTCTTGGGACGGCGGTGATTGAGGTGAAATCGGGGTATGCTCTCTCGGTCGATCAGGAACTCAGGGCTCTGCGGCTTATTAGGAAATTGGCCGAACGTGTCCCCGTTGAAATTCACGCGACTTTTATGGGGGCGCATGAGGTGCCCGATGAGTACCGCGACCGTAAAAGCGAATATATCGATCTCGTCATCCACGAGATGATCCCAAGAGTCGCGGAAGAAGGCCTGGCCGAGTTTTGCGATGTTTTTTGTGAGGAGGGAGTCTTTTCCGTCGCTGAATCAGAGAGGATTCTTAACGCGGCCGCGCGCTATGGGCTGCGGGCCAAGCTTCATGCCGATGAACTGTCGCCCCTGGGCGGAGCCGAGTTGGCAGGAAAACTGCGCGCCGTGTCAGCCGACCACCTCCTTCATCCGTCGGATAACGGCCTGCGGGCCATGAAAGAGGGTGGAGTCATTCCGGTTCTGCTCCCCGCGACAAGCTATAGTCTCCATTCTAAAACCTACGCCCCTGCAAGAAGAATGATTGAGATGGATCTTCCGGTCGCTCTCGCGACGGATTGCAATCCCGGCTCCTCAATGACCGAATCGATGCCCTTTGTCATCAGCCTTGCTTGTCTCCAGATGGGCTTGACGCCGGCGGAAGCCCTGTCCGCGGCGACCCGGAACGCGGCTGCCGCCCTGGGGATAGAGAAACAGGCCGGAAGCCTCGCCGTCGGTAACAAGGCCCACATTCAGATCTTAGACGCCCCATCCTATGCGACCCTGCCCTACCATATCGGGGTCAGTCACGTCCGGGATCTCTTCATTGACGGCAAGGGCGTCTTCCGGGATGGGCAATTGATTTCGATTTGAGTGGCAAAAGAGATCGAGAAGAAGGGGCAGGTGGACGATAAGTTGAGACGAATCCCAACCGGATTGGGTTCCGGAAGAAATGGCAGGACCTTACCTTAGGGAAACGCCTTGGAAAAAAACGTCGCCCTCAGGCGCCAAGCACAACAACGGCAGAAAGAAGGTCGTCTCGAGGAAGCCCTCAGGGATTGGGTGAGGATTCTATCCTCCAACGAGCCCGATCCCTACGACTTTGTCGCCGTCGGCGATCTCCTACTACGCCTTGACCGTAGAGAGGAAGCCCGGTCTCATTATGAGGAGGCTTCAAAACTCTATGAACGTCTTGGATTCATTCGTAGTGCCATCGGAACCACAAAAAAGTTGGTTCGGATGGGGGAGACCGACGGAACCACCTTGTTGCGGCTGGCCCATCTCCACGTCGTCGAAGGTTTCGGCGCTGAAGCGGCGGAATATGCCCGATCTTTCCAAAAGACCCTTCGTACCGAAAGTCCACCGGACCCTGAATATATAGAGCTTCTGGAAACCTTGTTCACAAAGGGGTTGCGCTCTCCGGATCTCTCTCTGACCCTCGTTGATCTGTACGAGAAGAGTGCCCGCATCGATGAGGCGGCTCGGGAACTTCATGTCCTGGCCGGCCTATTGATGAAGGGAGGCAAGGTAGAGGAGGCTGAACGGGCGCGGGGAAGAGCCGAAAAATTGAAGCCCGGCTCGCGGTGTGAAGAGGCACTTGATCAGGATGCTGAATGGGAGGATGTCCCCAGCGGATTAGGCGCCACGGGCGCCGGTTCAGAGCCAAAATCACCGGTACCGGAGGAGGAAGAGGTTCCAGAGACCTCGGGTCTGCGTTTGGTTGATTCAGCCGCTAAAGAAATCTCGAACCGTCGTGCTTCCGGCCCCGTGCATGGCGACATCCAACTGGTTCCGCCGGCCGCCCCGGCCGCTGATTCGAAAGATCTTGAAGAACGGGCGCAAGCAGCCCTCGAGAATGAATCTTGGCTGGAAGCTGTCTCGCTCCTGGAGGGGATTCTCTCAAAGGATGAAGAGCGGCCCTCTGTTCTTGAGAAACTCATTGAAGGGTACCGGCAGCTTGGCAATAATGCTTTGACGATTACCGCTTTAGAGCGCTTGGCGCTCTATTGCGAATCGCATGGCGTGGAATCGAAGGCACTGGAGTGTTGGAATAAGATTCTGGGATTGGATTCAAATCATACCGAGGCGCGTTTGCGCATTGAAGCGCCGCCGAGGGCATCGGAACCTTCCTTTGTCGTGGTTACGAATCAGTCCAAAATCCAGCCCAATGCGCCGATGCTGGATGTGCAGGAATTACTTAGGGATTTTCAGGAGCAAGTTGTACAACAAATTCCGATGGAGGATGGGGAAAGCCATTACACTTTGGCGCTCTCTCATCATGAAATGGGGCTCTATAATGAAGCTTTGGAGGAACTGGACCGAGCCCTGCAATCGTCGAAATTGGACCACGATTTGGAGATGCGTTGCCGGGAGTTGGAAGAACGGTGCAAAAGCTCCAAGGAGAAATCCTCTTCAGCCTCTTAGGATTTTCTACTATCTAGCCTTCTGTTCCCTGTATTTCTATTGCAATCTTCTCACCGCCGCGGCCGATGAGCCAAAGCCAAGGAAATCTCCCAAAGCACACATCACTCCAACAGAGAAATTAGATACCGCAGCCGATTCTCTTCTGGCTCCTGACAGCTTGGAGACCGCCTCTCCAGACACAATGGTATTACATTCCTTTCCGCCGGTTGAACTTCCATTGTTGAGGCCGGATTCTCTCCCCGCTGCTTGGTTTGGAGCTGTTCTGGATTCTGCGGCCCTGCAAGATGTTGCCGGCCAGGGACTCGACGAGGAGATCTATCGCGAATTTCTGATCAATCGAGAGTTGTCTGGATCCATGGGCGCGCCGGAACGATTCTACAGATCCGGTTTGGGGTGGGAAATGTGGACAGAGTTGCGGGATGGAGCGCCCGTTCAGGATCCCTCGGCCCCTTGGGACCATCTGCCGACGGAAGCGCCCTTATTGTTAAACTCAATCTCCCTGCTTCCCTACGATCCCGTTTGGGCGCCGCTTGCCACCGGGGTTTCGGGTATTCTCTATCTGGAAAGCATGAGTGCCGAAACAGGGTTGCCCAGCGGTTTCCGTTTGACAACAGGCCCTTATGGAACAACGACGGAGGAGGCTTGGATTGAACGCCCCTTTATCAAGGGCTCCCGTTTGGCTTTCCTTTACTCTGATTCCCGTTCTGATGGAAGAGTTTTCATCGGACCCCACCGTGGTCAGAATCTTTTGTTCCGCCTCAACCGGCCTATCGGCCGGAGCCGCCATCGACTGGAATGGGCTCAAAACAGCTCGGAAGTCTGGTGGATCGGGAATCGAAAACTTCGATGGGACACAAATGAGCTGCGGGCCAAATCCGCTTTTGCATTGGGACATCATGGGGATGTTGAGGCGCGTTTCCAGAGATCAGTACGCCAGTTTCTCTGGTATGACTACGAGGGACGAACCCGCCGGCGTGAGGAAATTTATGATGCCTCCTTCTTTTGGAGGCGCGCGGGATTGGGTGGACGGCTCGAGGGTTCCGGCCGGGGAATCGTGAGTCACCGTCGGTGGGATATTCCTGCCGCATCCACCCGAACCACAGAGGATGTCGGCATAGCTTTTGCGATGGGATGGAGGGGTGGGCCGGAATCGTCGCGGATTCGTCTTTCCACCGGTCTGGAGGTCCGGCGATACGATCAGACGTGGGTCGAGCCGGTGGGTTCGATGGGTTATCGAGGGCGGTTTGGGGACTGGATCGTTCAAAGCGATCTATGGAGTGCGGTTCAGGTCCCAATGGTGCCCACCGAATCCAATGCCTATTCGGAAATCCTCCTGCGCGGGGCTCCATCAGACTGGATGGGACGGGGGAGAGAGCTGGAAAGAGTGCATCATGGGGAAATCGGCTGGGGCTACGCCGGCCGGGGAGCAGGGCATGGAGAGCTGGCTAACAGTAATCCAATCATTGAGATAGCCACATTCTTTGAGGATCATTATAAACCATGGCCCATTCTTTTTGTCTCGACCGAGTCCCTGGAAAACCTGGATCCCGCCATGGGCGACTGGGATCGGTTGGCCCTGGAGGGCCGGCTTCATTTGGGGTTGCCTTGGAATTTCCAGCTGAGCGGCCGCGTGACTCGGATCCTTTCACCCGCCGATCCCCTCGAAAGATTCTGGCTGCCCGCATGGACAAGTCTCATCACGTTGGGTTGGAGGGCGCCCCTGTTCGGGGGGGACCTCCTGCTTGACACAAGGATCACCTGGATCGGCCGGGATAAGTGGAATACCCCCTACGGGGAGGTGCCTTGGGATGACATTCTGGAGGGAGAGGTGCGGGGGCGGATCGGGCAGGCTTCCTGGTTTCTCCTCTTCAAAAATCTGGAGGATGATTATCGGGAATCCTCATCCTATGTCGAGGGCTGGATGTCGCGGCCTCTTCAGAGCGCGTCAGCTGGAATTACCTGGCACTTCGATAACTGATCCAGAGCGGATCCCATCGGCCGATCGATGTTGTTGACATCCTCGGAACGGCGGTTGTTGCTGGCCCTCATTCTTCTCTTGGCCTTTGGTTATGCTATTGATCTCTTGGGGATAAGACCGGCGATCGAAACTCCTCCTGTCCGGCAGGAACTGCCACCGATTGAAGAATCTCCCATCCGTCAAGGAAAGATCGACCTGAATCGTGCCGATTCCCGGGCCTTGCAGTCTTTGCCGGGTATCGGCCCCGCCATGGCCGGCCGCATCCTCGATTACAGGAGGGAGAGAGGGCCCTTCAGAGATGTCGTAGAACTCTTGCAGATCCGGGGTGTCGGCGAGAAGACGTTGGAGCGTTTGCAACCCTATCTTTGCATCGACAAAAATTCCCCACCCGATTCCTGCGGAAGTTTTTAGGCCGACTGACCGATAGTGATAGATGATTGATGGGAAAACGTCTTCCTATCAAGAGGGCGGATGCTGCCCGGAATGGACTGATCTCATAATGAACTTTTCAACATCCAAGCAGGGAGAGCTTTGGTGAAGCAAGACATCATTCTCAAACTCCTAGAGATTGGACTCCTTGAAGAAGAACAGATTCGGGCCGCACAGCGGCTGGAAGCGAATGAGGGGGGGTCTGCTCTATCTCATCTTCTTCGGATGGGGATTTTGACCGAAGCGGATCTTGTCAAATTTCTCAGCACACATTTTGGATCGGCCGGAATTCATCTGGATAACACGGATATTGACGAGGAGACGATTAAATTAATTCCGGCATCGGTCGCCACAAAATACCAGGTATTTCCGGTCAAAAGAGAAGGCCGAAAGCTGACATTAGCGATGGCCAATCCCGGAAACTTCTTTGCAATCGATGACATAAAGTTCATCACCGGTTTGGAAGTCCAAGCGCTTGTAACAACTGAGACACAGATCCGTCGCGCCGTTGACCGTTATTACGATCAAGCCGAATCAATGGCTGATGTGATGAAGTCGATCGAAGATGATGTCGAAGTTGTGGACGACAAGGCGGAGGAAGACGGGTCCGAGGGGGATGTCGGTGCGGATGAGGCTCCGGTCGTCAAGTTTGTCAATTCACTCATTTCCGATGCCGTGCGGCGGGGAGCGTCGGATATCCATATTGAACCCTACGAAAAAGTTTTGCGGGTCCGTTTCCGCATCGATGGAACGCTTTATGAGCTCATGCGGCCTCCCTTCCGACTTCGATCCGCCATTATCTCGCGATTAAAAATCATGGCGGATCTCGATATCGCCGAAAAACGGATTCCTCAGGACGGCCGCATAAAAATCCGCCTGAAAAATAAAGTCGTTGATCTCCGTGTTTCGACCTTGCCCTGTGTTCATGGTGAAAAGGTCGTGATGAGAATCTTGGACAAATCGAATTTGAATGTCGATCTCACGCGGCTTGGCTTTCAGGAACAGGCTCTTTTTCATTTTGAAAAGGCGATCAAGGCACCCTTTGGGATTGTACTGGTGACGGGGCCGACCGGTAGCGGAAAGACGACAACATTATATTCCGCCCTAACCCAGATCAGCAAACCGGATGTCAACATTATGACGGCTGAAGATCCGGTAGAATACAATATGGACGGCATCAATCAGGTCAATATCAATGAGGCGGTTCACCTGACGTTCGCGTCGGCGCTGCGGGCTTTTCTCCGGCAGGATCCGAACATTATCATGGTCGGTGAGATTCGGGACGGCGAAACCGCGGGCATCGCGGTAAAGGCGGCCTTAACGGGCCACCTGGTTCTTTCGACTGTTCATACAAATGATGCCCCTTCGACTATTGGCCGGCTCATCGATATGGGAGTGGAACCATTTCTCATCTCATCATCGATCAACATTATTCTGGCCCAGCGTCTGCTGCGCAAAGTCTGTAAGCATTGCCAGGCACCTGTGGTGCTTAATGCGGAGACAGCCCACGAACTCCAAATACCTCTCGATCGGCTGAAATCGGCCAACATTGTCCGGGGAAAGGGGTGCATGGAGTGCAACGACACGGGATATAAGGGCCGTGTTGGAGTTTACGAAGTGATGCCCATGACTCCCCGCCTTCGCGAGATGGTGCTGGAAAGAGGTTCGGCACTGCAATTAAAGCGGCAGGCTATGAGAGAGGGTATGTTGAGTTTACGAATGGATGCCTTACTAAAAATGGAAGCGGGGATTACCTCACCTGAAGAAGTTCTCAAGGAGTCCTCATCTGATGAAGAGGAAGTGCTCGAAGAACTTAGGAAGGCGGCATAAGAATCTGGTGTCCCCAACTCAAGGGCTGCCGTACATCTGCCGACACTTATGAATACGGGGATGACACTGTTCCCGGTCCGCTTCTAATGGATGGGGGGGGTAAATCTGTGCTGACCTTGCAGGTGCTTCTAGAGGAAATGATTAAACGTGAGGCCTCGGATCTTCACCTGACAGTAGGTATTCCACCGCAGCTGCGGATTGATGGAGTCATTGTCCCGACGGGTTATGAAACGTTAACGGCAGAGTTGTGCCAGGAGCTTGTTTACAGCGCCTTGAGGGAAGATCAAAGAAAACGTTTTGAAATGACACGGGAACTGGATCTCTCTTTCGGAATTCAAGATTTGAGCCGGTTCCGAGTCAATGTTTTTCTTCAAAGGGGTGTGGTCGCGGCGGCCATTCGTAGAATTCCCTACGAGGTTCCTACGATGGAATCTCTTGGCCTTCCGAAGGTGGTATCCACATTTGCCGAACTCCCGCAGGGCCTGGTTCTTGTGACCGGCCCGACCGGCAGTGGTAAATCAACGACATTGGCGGCCGTCATTGACCGGATCAACAAGACCAGACAAGGCCACATCATTACGATTGAGGATCCGATCGAGTACATACATCAACACCATCGGTGCATCGTTAATCAGCGGGAGGTCAATGCCGATACGGGATCATTCCCCGAGGCGCTGAAGTATATTCTGCGGCAGGATCCCGACATCATCCTCGTTGGTGAGATGAGGGATCTTGAAACGGTTGCGGCGGCCCTAACAATTGCCGAAACGGGGCATTTAGTCTTTGCCACCCTGCATACAAACTCGACCTATGAATCGATAAACCGAATTGTTGATGTGTTTCCGACAAACCAGCAACGCCAGATTTTGAGCCAATTGGCGTTCGTTCTGAAGGGTGTTTTAACGCAGCAGCTTCTGCCGAAAAGAGCGAGCAAGGGCCGGATCAATGTTTCGGAAGTCCTGACCTGTACACCGGCCGTCTCAGCAGTGATCCGCGAGGGAAAGATCCACCAGATCTATACCCTCATGCAGGCAGGGCAGAAATACGGCATGCAGACAATGAATCAGGGACTCTTCCTAGCGGTGATGCAAGGCAGAATTCGTGTGGAAGATGCGCTCTCCCGCAGTCCCAACATGCAGGAGCTGGAACAGCTCATTGCTAAATCTCCAATCATTCCTCGGCATCAGGCGAATGTCAGGGCACGCGCCAGCTAAGAGGAGGGCTTCGGGTGGCAGTCTTTGTTTGGCAGGGTAAAACAGCAGCCGGTCTAACACAATCCGGTGAGATAGATGTGCCGAACCAGCAGGAAGCTGTTCAACAGCTGCGGCGCAAGCGGATTGTCATCTCCCAAATTAAGCAGAAGAAGACCCGTCCGACCTTTTCATTGGCCTCTCTCAGAGGCTCGACGGTAAAGGGATCCGATCTCGCTATCTTCGCGAGACAGTTCGCTACAATGATCGACGCCGGCCTCCCGCTCGTTCAGTGCCTGGATATTTTGACCAAGCAAACACAGAATAAAGAGCTTGCGAATATAATCGGCCAGGTACAACGGGACGTCGAAGGTGGAAATACATTGGCTGAATCTATGGGCCATCACACGAACGCCTTTGATTCACTTTTTGTCAACATGGTCGAAGCAGGGGAAGCGGGCGGTATCCTGGATATTATTCTGGACCGGCTGGCTACCTACACCGAGAAATCGGTGGCTCTGAAAAGAAAAGTGAAGAGCGCTCTAACGTATCCTGCCGTTGTATTCAGCGTGGCCATCGGAGCGACGGTTTTCATGCTGCTCTTTATCATTCCCACTTTTGCGAAGGTGTTTACTGAGTTCGGCGGAAAGTTACCGGCGCCCACACAAGTTGTCATCAGCATGAGTAATTTTTTGAAGGGCTATTGGTGGTTGCTTCTGGCAATGATCGCGGGTGTTATATTTGGTTTCAAGAGAACCTATAAAATACCAGCGGGACGTTTACGCATTGATACCATATTGTTGAAATTGCCGATTTTTGGATCCCTATTGATAAAGGCCTCTGTCGCGCGGTTCACGCGCACCTTGGGAACAATGATCTCAAGCGGCGTTCCCATCCTCACGGCTTTGGATATCACCGCGAGAACCGCCGGAAACATGCTGGTGGAAAAGACAATTCTCGCCACCCGTGGTTCGATTCGGGAAGGGGAGACCATCGCTCAGCCTCTCCGCCAATCGAAAATATTTCCACCGATGGTTGTGCAGATGATCGCTGTAGGCGAGGAGACGGGCGCCTTGGATGACATGCTCCGAAAGATCGCAGATTTTTATGATGAGGAAGTTAATACGGCGGTGGATACGCTCACATCGATCATTGAACCGATTATGATTGTCTTTATGGGGTTGGTTGTCGGTGGCATGGTCGTCGCGATGTATATGCCGATGTTCAAATTGGCCAATGTGGTTACGGGTGGGCATTAAAGGGGATATTTTGGATCGGGAGGCCCAAACCAGCGTTCTTCCGTTTCGTTCCTATATCATCGGGCGTCTCATCCTCGGGTTGGGAGTTGCGTTTCTGCTCCATCCCATGGGTGTGTCCGATCAATCGATCCTCTTTATAGCAGGACTTCTCATTTTAACGAGCCTCCTCAGTTTGGGGTTCCTGCGACGGGATTCGGGTGAGCCGATTTCATTGACCGGGCTTCTTCTTACCGACGTTCTCATCGAAACCTTTATCATTCTGAAAACAGGCGCTCATCAATCTCCCTTTTTTGTTCTTTATGGTTTCAGCGTTCTCTGCGCCGGTCTCTTGCTGGCGCTGGGCGGGGGACTTTCTTTCGGGATACTGGCTGCTGGAGCCTCATTGGGTCTGGCATGGCTGACGCCGCCGGCCAAAGAGCCGATGGCGGCTACGGCCGTTTTTCCCATACCGATCACCCGATTTGCCCTTCAGGCTCTTTTCTTAATTGGGCTCGGTTTAGCCTCCGGGTCACTGGCGACGCTCGGACGCAGGAAAGAGAAAGCAATTATTGAAACGCGGCAGCGATTGAAAGAGACGGAATTAGAGGCCGGAACAATACTGAACCATCTACCATGGGGTGTTATAACCTGCGACGAGACCGGACTCATTCATCTCATGAATCCAGCTGCGATGAAAATTTTATCCATCGTTGATCATGGTTTCACCCCACCCTATCCACAGCGGCTGGAGACTCTTGATAAATACGGCGGCGGCGCTATCTCTGATCTCGCGCGGCGGGCCATGGAGGAAAAGCGGGAGCAGTGGTGTCATGAGACCGAGATTCGGTTGAATTCAGAGGATTCAGCGCGGGTCAAACCGGTCGAGATTGTCACGGCGCCCATTGGAGGGCAGGGGGTCTCGCGCGGGGTCGTTATTCTCTTCCAAGATCTCACCGATAGAAAGCGGCTGGAGACATTATCACGACGGCAGGATCGTCTCGCCGCCTTGGGACGGCTTTCGGCCGGATTGGCGCATGAAATGCGGAATTCTCTAAAGCCGATCAGCGGGTCGGCGGAACTCCTTTCATCAATGAGACTTCCACCGGAAGCCAGCTCATTAATGGATCTGATTCTGAGAGAATCGGAGACCTTGGAGAGATTTCTGGAGTCATATCTTGATATGGCACGAGATAAAGCCCTTCAGATCGAGGACGTGTGCATCGATTCATTGATACAGGAGGAGTTGGAAGCGCTCCAGTTGAATCCCCGGTGGCATGCAGGGATCACCTGGGATGTCTATTTTATCCGTAAGATTCAGAACGTGCTTCCCGTTGATCGGGAACAAATGCGCCGGGCCCTGCGGAATATACTCCTCAACGCAATGGAAGCCACAACGAAGGGTGGCATACGGGTGACTCTGGAAGAACGCGCGGGTCCTTTCTTCAGAATACGCATTCGAGACTGGGGCTGCGGGATGAGTCGTGAAGTCGTAGACAATCTCTTCACGCCACTCTACACGACCAAAGCCGAAGGCACGGGTCTGGGATTATGCCATGCTCGCCGCGTTATAGAACGGCATGGGGGCCGGTTGTCGATCCTCAGCCGCTCTGGTAAGGGAACGCTTATGACAATCGATCTTCCCTTATCACAAACCGAAGAACAAGCAGCATAGGAGGAGTCGTCTTGGACAGGCCACGCATCTTAATAGCTGATGATGAAGAAAGTATGCGTCGCTTTCTTACTATCCTTTTAGAACGAGAGGGCAGTGAGGTCAGAACGGTGACGGATGGGGACTCGGCATTGGCTTGCTTAAAAGAGCAAGCGTATGATGTCCTCGTAACCGATGTTCGTATGCCCGGCATGGACGGGATGACGCTCCTAGATACAGCGAAGGTTCTTTGGCCGGGTATGCCGATTGTCATTTTGACGGCCTTCGGCTCGGAAGCGTCGGCAAAGCAGGCCATGGCGAAAGGTGCCTTTCAGTTTCTTGAGAAGAAGGCGAAGAACGAAGAGATTACCCTTGTCATCCGCAACGCGCTCTCGATGCGGCGGATTCAGACGCAAAATCAGGTGCTTAAACAAGAACTCAAGCGGAGTCATAAGGAGCGGC includes:
- the hutI gene encoding imidazolonepropionase → MQDVDLLIRNAGQMAPLSDGEEGPLPGRRMDLWTLVKDGAIGVLKGRIVAVGETSDVLSRTRLQTGGVEVDASGCTVIPAFIDPHTHVLFAGSREWEFEERLRGRTYMEIAQAGGGIRSSVRMFRQTSDEEILRQSHRRIDRMIGLGTAVIEVKSGYALSVDQELRALRLIRKLAERVPVEIHATFMGAHEVPDEYRDRKSEYIDLVIHEMIPRVAEEGLAEFCDVFCEEGVFSVAESERILNAAARYGLRAKLHADELSPLGGAELAGKLRAVSADHLLHPSDNGLRAMKEGGVIPVLLPATSYSLHSKTYAPARRMIEMDLPVALATDCNPGSSMTESMPFVISLACLQMGLTPAEALSAATRNAAAALGIEKQAGSLAVGNKAHIQILDAPSYATLPYHIGVSHVRDLFIDGKGVFRDGQLISI
- a CDS encoding helix-hairpin-helix domain-containing protein, which codes for MLLTSSERRLLLALILLLAFGYAIDLLGIRPAIETPPVRQELPPIEESPIRQGKIDLNRADSRALQSLPGIGPAMAGRILDYRRERGPFRDVVELLQIRGVGEKTLERLQPYLCIDKNSPPDSCGSF
- the pilB gene encoding type IV-A pilus assembly ATPase PilB; this translates as MKQDIILKLLEIGLLEEEQIRAAQRLEANEGGSALSHLLRMGILTEADLVKFLSTHFGSAGIHLDNTDIDEETIKLIPASVATKYQVFPVKREGRKLTLAMANPGNFFAIDDIKFITGLEVQALVTTETQIRRAVDRYYDQAESMADVMKSIEDDVEVVDDKAEEDGSEGDVGADEAPVVKFVNSLISDAVRRGASDIHIEPYEKVLRVRFRIDGTLYELMRPPFRLRSAIISRLKIMADLDIAEKRIPQDGRIKIRLKNKVVDLRVSTLPCVHGEKVVMRILDKSNLNVDLTRLGFQEQALFHFEKAIKAPFGIVLVTGPTGSGKTTTLYSALTQISKPDVNIMTAEDPVEYNMDGINQVNINEAVHLTFASALRAFLRQDPNIIMVGEIRDGETAGIAVKAALTGHLVLSTVHTNDAPSTIGRLIDMGVEPFLISSSINIILAQRLLRKVCKHCQAPVVLNAETAHELQIPLDRLKSANIVRGKGCMECNDTGYKGRVGVYEVMPMTPRLREMVLERGSALQLKRQAMREGMLSLRMDALLKMEAGITSPEEVLKESSSDEEEVLEELRKAA
- a CDS encoding type IV pilus twitching motility protein PilT, translating into MDGGGKSVLTLQVLLEEMIKREASDLHLTVGIPPQLRIDGVIVPTGYETLTAELCQELVYSALREDQRKRFEMTRELDLSFGIQDLSRFRVNVFLQRGVVAAAIRRIPYEVPTMESLGLPKVVSTFAELPQGLVLVTGPTGSGKSTTLAAVIDRINKTRQGHIITIEDPIEYIHQHHRCIVNQREVNADTGSFPEALKYILRQDPDIILVGEMRDLETVAAALTIAETGHLVFATLHTNSTYESINRIVDVFPTNQQRQILSQLAFVLKGVLTQQLLPKRASKGRINVSEVLTCTPAVSAVIREGKIHQIYTLMQAGQKYGMQTMNQGLFLAVMQGRIRVEDALSRSPNMQELEQLIAKSPIIPRHQANVRARAS
- a CDS encoding type II secretion system F family protein; this encodes MAVFVWQGKTAAGLTQSGEIDVPNQQEAVQQLRRKRIVISQIKQKKTRPTFSLASLRGSTVKGSDLAIFARQFATMIDAGLPLVQCLDILTKQTQNKELANIIGQVQRDVEGGNTLAESMGHHTNAFDSLFVNMVEAGEAGGILDIILDRLATYTEKSVALKRKVKSALTYPAVVFSVAIGATVFMLLFIIPTFAKVFTEFGGKLPAPTQVVISMSNFLKGYWWLLLAMIAGVIFGFKRTYKIPAGRLRIDTILLKLPIFGSLLIKASVARFTRTLGTMISSGVPILTALDITARTAGNMLVEKTILATRGSIREGETIAQPLRQSKIFPPMVVQMIAVGEETGALDDMLRKIADFYDEEVNTAVDTLTSIIEPIMIVFMGLVVGGMVVAMYMPMFKLANVVTGGH